In Prunus dulcis chromosome 2, ALMONDv2, whole genome shotgun sequence, a single genomic region encodes these proteins:
- the LOC117619858 gene encoding probable F-box protein At1g44080: MNSDWANLPKELLYLVVERLESPLEFSAVCKPWRCVAKDTLSQYAKMIAPMLMICDQKRDIWNLYDVAHNKLVNFQLRLPNKRYCGSSKGWLIVVDESFRVNLINPFYMVKGGERANSTIHLPPLHPPNIRREIFSKQCDYFVYKATISADPVLNANDCIVAVIYEDYCQLAFIRLNKDTKWTYADQSIDKRWRLIREVAFVEDKLYFINNKSRLFSFDITTLSFSNLSLVKPHFGPNNISVKGYLLDSNKKELLLVHKYYTKEGGRRVTKKFRVFGFSFNQCDWIEKSNLGDAAIFVGDNSSLYVLASKSFGCKPNCIYFNHDRDRFSVIGRDGVYDLGVYNLEDHSILQPYTTDVKALLRKARRPSMWVSPSFPL, from the exons ATGAATTCAG ATTGGGCAAATTTGCCTAAGGAGCTTCTGTATTTAGTTGTAGAGAGATTGGAGTCACCATTAGAATTTAGCGCTGTTTGTAAGCCATGGCGTTGTGTTGCAAAGGATACACTAAGCCAATATGCTAAGATGATAGCTCCAATGCTCATGATTTGTGACCAAAAGAGAGATATATGGAATTTATACGATGTGGCGCACAACAAgcttgttaattttcaattaagaTTGCCGAATAAGCGATATTGTGGATCTTCAAAAGGATGGTTAATAGTTGTGGATGAAAGTTTTAGGGTGAACTTAATAAATCCCTTCTATATGGTTAAAGGTGGAGAGAGAGCAAATTCAACCATTCATCTTCCTCCACTGCACCCTCCTAATATTAGGAGAGAAATATTTAGTAAACAGTGTGATTACTTTGTTTACAAGGCTACAATTTCAGCAGATCCAGTATTAAATGCTAACGATTGCATTGTTGCGGTCATATACGAGGATTATTGTCAATTAGCATTTATTAGACTCAATAAGGACACAAAATGGACGTATGCTGATCAAAGTATTGACAAGCGTTGGCGCTTAATTCGTGAAGTTGCTTTCGTTGAAGataaactctattttattaataataagaGTAGgcttttttcatttgatattACTACTCTGTCTTTCTCCAATCTAAGTTTGGTTAAACCCCATTTTGGACCAAATAACATCAGTGTCAAGGGATATCTCCTGGATTCAAATAAGAAAGAATTATTACTGGTTCATAAGTACTATACTAAAGAAGGTGGCAGACGCGTGACGAAGAAATTTAGAGTATTCGGATTCAGTTTCAATCAGTGTGATTGGATTGAGAAAAGCAACTTAGGTGATGCTGCAATTTTTGTGGGTGATAACTCTTCATTATATGTGTTAGCTTCAAAGTCTTTTGGATGCAAGCCGAATTGCATATATTTCAACCATGATCGAGATCGTTTCAGTGTCATTGGACGTGATGGAGTGTATGATTTGGGTGTGTATAACCTCGAAGATCATAGTATTTTACAACCTTACACCACAGATGTTAAGGCCCTATTAAGGAAGGCTAGACGACCATCAATGTGGGTTTCCCCAAGTTTTCCGTTGTAa
- the LOC117619859 gene encoding putative glycerol-3-phosphate transporter 1, whose protein sequence is MISMSEPAPERNYSKPPGIRLLEYIKKSPLSYKTHQAIVLIVTFLAYASYHAARKTTSVVKSTLDPESSDVSLKFFPWRMTYLSEPAEGRRLSRILGDGWAPFNGSDGTALLGEVDLAFLAVYAIGMYFSGHLGDRTNLRIFLTIGMVGAGVFTSLFGIGYWANIHTFYYFLGVQMLAGLFQSTGWPSVVAVVGNWFGKKKRGLIMGIWNAHTSVGNITGSLVASALLKYGWGWSFVVPGLIIATVGVVVFLFLPVSPDSVGAEEDELDSPKKCGAAGVTEPLLEPEVKVKESAVGFLEAWKIPGVAPFALCLFFSKLVAYTFLYWLPFYISHTAIDGKYLSSEASGNLSTLFDVGGVLGGILAGHISDRLDARAITAASFMYCAIPALFFYRSYGHVSMAVNIALMFITGMFVNGPYALITTAVSADLGTHSSLRGNSRALATVTAIIDGTGSVGAAIGPLLTGYISAKSWSAVFTMLMAAALIAGLLLTRLVVAEVAAKIEESRSRSASRSQPTVIDV, encoded by the exons ATGATTTCAATGTCAGAGCCAGCACCAGAGAGAAATTACAGCAAGCCCCCAGGGATTCGGTTATTAGAGTACATAAAGAAATCCCCACTTTCCTACAAAACCCACCAAGCCATTGTTCTGATTGTTACTTTTTTAGCATATGCTAGCTACCATGCCGCTCGAAAAACCACGAGCGTAGTCAAGAGTACCCTTGATCCCGAATCTTCAGATGTGAGCTTGAAGTTTTTCCCATGGAGGATGACTTACTTAAGTGAACCAGCTGAAGGCAGAAGGTTGTCTCGGATTCTTGGAGATGGTTGGGCCCCGTTTAATGGATCAGATGGCACAGCCTTGCTTGGTGAAGTTGACCTAGCTTTCTTGGCTGTATATGCTATAGGAATGTATTTCTCTGGACATTTGGGTGATAGAACGAACTTAAGGATCTTTCTAACCATCGGAATGGTGGGAGCCGGGGTCTTTACTTCGTTATTTGGAATTGGATATTGGGCAAATATTCACACTTTCTATTACTTCCTTGGGGTTCAAATGCTTGCCGGTTTGTTCCAATCGACTGGATGGCCTTCAGTAGTCGCAGTTGTTGGTAATTGGTttgggaagaagaaaagagggcTGATTATGGGTATATGGAATGCTCATACTTCTGTTGGGAACATTACAGGGTCTTTGGTTGCTTCCGCTCTATTGAAATACGGGTGGGGTTGGTCCTTTGTAGTCCCTGGTCTCATAATTGCTACCGTTGGTGTGGTGGTTTTTCTATTCTTGCCTGTTAGTCCTGACTCTGTTGGAGCCGAAGAAGATGAATTGGACTCTCCCAAGAAATGTGGGGCAGCTGGAGTAACAGAACCATTATTGGAACCAGAGGTTAAGGTGAAGGAGAGTGCTGTGGGGTTCCTAGAAGCTTGGAAAATTCCTGGAGTTGCTCCTTTTGCTCtatgccttttcttttccaagtTGGTGGCTTATACATTTCTCTATTGGCTTCCTTTCTACATTAGTCACACAG CTATTGACGGAAAGTACTTATCCAGTGAGGCATCTGGTAACTTATCCACATTGTTCGATGTTGGAGGAGTTCTTGGAGGAATCCTTGCTGGCCATATTTCTGATCGCTTAGATGCCAGAGCCATCACGGCTGCAAGTTTCATGTACTGTGCTATCCCTGCTCTCTTTTTCTACCGAAGCTATGGCCATGTATCCATGGCTGTGAACATTGCACTTATGTTCATCACCGGCATGTTTGTTAATGGGCCATATGCTCTAATAACAACAGCTGTGTCTGCGGACCTGGGAACACATAGCTCATTGCGTGGGAATTCGAGGGCATTGGCAACGGTAACAGCAATTATAGATGGGACAGGCTCTGTTGGGGCTGCTATTGGTCCATTATTAACCGGCTATATTTCAGCCAAAAGCTGGAGTGCAGTTTTCACAATGTTGATGGCAGCAGCTCTAATTGCAGGGCTGCTTCTGACTAGGCTTGTCGTGGCCGAAGTAGCTGCAAAGATTGAAGAGTCGAGATCGCGGTCTGCATCAAGGTCTCAACCCACAGTAATTGATGTGTGA
- the LOC117619861 gene encoding uncharacterized protein LOC117619861 — protein sequence MGIIKSSFSFIMGTVAGVYIAQNYAVPNIRKLADTAVFIAKQYEEKYRKPKKRDDE from the coding sequence ATGGGGATAATTAAGAGCAGCTTCTCCTTCATAATGGGCACAGTTGCAGGGGTCTACATCGCCCAAAACTACGCCGTTCCTAACATTAGGAAGCTCGCCGATACTGCCGTCTTCATTGCCAAGCAATACGAGGAGAAGTACCGCAAGCCCAAGAAGCGAGACGACGAATAG
- the LOC117619860 gene encoding E3 ubiquitin protein ligase RIN2-like isoform X1 — MLNLSHMGLRYIAISAVCTAISFAGLQLWTETSLVKLKSDGLIGDNLIPAANFGHVVDLLLGSYATVGLLANFVLNAFVLLVLFLKTIFFVELYPSETRKLVERLINYVIYKGTFLPLVIPPTIYHAGLWSVWLIVLCSLKMFQALARDRLERLNASPSATPLSYFRVYSVLLLVLTVDVFWIRLCLVIYKTLGLSMFLLLLFEPFSIAFETLQAILVHGFQLLDIWIHHSAWNSENCERSKLFDTSAAGLLLEWKGSLTRNLGFVLDMATLLMALGHYVHIWWLHGMAFHLVDAILFLNIRVNICALLSAIVKRIKGFVKLRKALGALHAALPDATSEELRTYDDECAICREPMAKAKKLHCSHLFHLACLRSWLDQGLNEIYSCPTCRKPLFVGRTENEVHPRNEETSSDEQLARQISSGLDRQNSSGHTIPTGAFPNQAQNLTEGGPWRGAGLDSNWLHNWPSEGVDGAGPSTAIGSVGLGRVQMMMRHLASVGETYAQTALEDGAWSLWPMSPSQVAATGPSNPPADDGRYHGGARSLHIRTPTRTVNDNLANILAMAETVREVLPHMPDDLIFQDLQRTNSVTVTVNNLLQI, encoded by the exons ATGTTGAATTTGTCACACATGGGTTTGCGGTATATAGCCATCTCTGCAGTATGTACGGCGATAAGCTTTGCGGGTCTCCAATTGTGGACAGAAACTTCTTTAGTTAAACTAAAATCAGATGGACTAATTGGAGATAATTTGATTCCTGCGGCCAATTTTGGACATGTAGTTGATCtgcttttgggttcttacGCCACTGTTGGACTGCTGGCAAATTTTGTACTCAATGCATTTGTTTTACTCGTTCTATTTCTCAAG ACTATATTCTTTGTGGAGTTGTATCCTTCTGAAACTCGCAAATTGGTCGAACGCCTTATCAATTATGTTATTTACAAG GGCACGTTTCTACCACTGGTTATTCCTCCTACGATATATCATGCAGGCCTGTGGTCAGTCTGGTTGATTGTTCTTTGTTCTCTAAAG ATGTTTCAAGCTTTGGCTAGAGATCGACTTGAACGATTGAATGCATCTCCTTCTGCCACACCATTGTCATATTTTCGTGTGTATTCAGTGTTATTGTTGGTTCTCACTGTTGATGTTTTCTG GATAAGGCTGTGTCTGGTGATATATAAAACTCTGGGTTTATCCATGTTTCTCTTGCTATTATTTGAGCCTTTCAGCATTGCATTTGAAACACTGCAG GCTATTTTGGTGCATGGATTTCAATTACTTGATATATGGATTCATCATTCAGCATGGAACAGTGAAAATTGCGAGAGGTCCAAATTATTTGATACATCAGCTGCCG GTTTATTGTTGGAATGGAAAGGCAGTCTTACTCGGAATTTGGGCTTTGTCCTAGACATGGCAACATTGTTAATGGCACTTGGTCACTATGTGCATATTTGGTGGCTTCATGGCATGGCATTCCATCTTGTGGATGCAATCCTTTTTCTAAACATACGTgtaaatatttgt GCCTTGCTAAGTGCAATTGTAAAACGTATAAAAGGGTTCGTCAAACTAAGAAAAGCCTTAGGCGCTCTTCATGCAGCACTTCCAGATGCAACGTCTGAAGAACTACGAACATATGATGATGAATGTGCAATTTGTAGG GAACCTATGGCTAAGGCTAAAAAACTACACTGTAGCCACCTTTTTCATCTTGCGTGCTTGAGATCTTG GTTGGACCAAGGTTTGAATGAGATATATTCATGTCCAACTTGTCGCAAGCCACTTTTTGTAGGCAGAACTGAAAATGAAGTACATCCCCGCAATGAAGAAACTTCAAGTGATGAGCAGCTTGCTCGTCAAATAAGTTCAGGACTTGATCGACAAAATAGTTCTGGACATACAATACCTACTGGCGCATTCCCCAATCAGGCTCAGAATCTTACAGAAGGTGGTCCATGGAG GGGTGCAGGACTGGATTCAAATTGGTTGCATAATTGGCCAAGTGAGGGAGTTGATGGGGCAGGTCCTTCTACTGCTATCGGATCTGTTGGACTGGGGAGAGTTCAGATGATGATGAGGCATCTTGCATCTGTCGGAGAAACTTATGCCCAGACGGCCCTTGAAGATGGTGCTTGGAGCCTATGGCCTATGAGTCCCTCTCAGGTTGCTGCAACTGGTCCATCTAATCCTCCTGCTGATGATGGAAGATACCATGGAGGAGCACGGAGCTTGCATATTAGAACTCCCACACGTACTGTGAATGACAACCTAGCAAACATACTTGCTATGGCTGAGACAGTGAGGGAAGTTCTGCCTCATATGCCGGATGACCTAATTTTCCAG GATTTGCAGCGAACAAATTCTGTTACGGTTACTGTGAATAATCTTCTCCAAATATGA
- the LOC117619860 gene encoding E3 ubiquitin protein ligase RIN2-like isoform X2, with amino-acid sequence MLNLSHMGLRYIAISAVCTAISFAGLQLWTETSLVKLKSDGLIGDNLIPAANFGHVVDLLLGSYATVGLLANFVLNAFVLLVLFLKTIFFVELYPSETRKLVERLINYVIYKGTFLPLVIPPTIYHAGLWSVWLIVLCSLKMFQALARDRLERLNASPSATPLSYFRVYSVLLLVLTVDVFWIRLCLVIYKTLGLSMFLLLLFEPFSIAFETLQAILVHGFQLLDIWIHHSAWNSENCERSKLFDTSAAGLLLEWKGSLTRNLGFVLDMATLLMALGHYVHIWWLHGMAFHLVDAILFLNIRALLSAIVKRIKGFVKLRKALGALHAALPDATSEELRTYDDECAICREPMAKAKKLHCSHLFHLACLRSWLDQGLNEIYSCPTCRKPLFVGRTENEVHPRNEETSSDEQLARQISSGLDRQNSSGHTIPTGAFPNQAQNLTEGGPWRGAGLDSNWLHNWPSEGVDGAGPSTAIGSVGLGRVQMMMRHLASVGETYAQTALEDGAWSLWPMSPSQVAATGPSNPPADDGRYHGGARSLHIRTPTRTVNDNLANILAMAETVREVLPHMPDDLIFQDLQRTNSVTVTVNNLLQI; translated from the exons ATGTTGAATTTGTCACACATGGGTTTGCGGTATATAGCCATCTCTGCAGTATGTACGGCGATAAGCTTTGCGGGTCTCCAATTGTGGACAGAAACTTCTTTAGTTAAACTAAAATCAGATGGACTAATTGGAGATAATTTGATTCCTGCGGCCAATTTTGGACATGTAGTTGATCtgcttttgggttcttacGCCACTGTTGGACTGCTGGCAAATTTTGTACTCAATGCATTTGTTTTACTCGTTCTATTTCTCAAG ACTATATTCTTTGTGGAGTTGTATCCTTCTGAAACTCGCAAATTGGTCGAACGCCTTATCAATTATGTTATTTACAAG GGCACGTTTCTACCACTGGTTATTCCTCCTACGATATATCATGCAGGCCTGTGGTCAGTCTGGTTGATTGTTCTTTGTTCTCTAAAG ATGTTTCAAGCTTTGGCTAGAGATCGACTTGAACGATTGAATGCATCTCCTTCTGCCACACCATTGTCATATTTTCGTGTGTATTCAGTGTTATTGTTGGTTCTCACTGTTGATGTTTTCTG GATAAGGCTGTGTCTGGTGATATATAAAACTCTGGGTTTATCCATGTTTCTCTTGCTATTATTTGAGCCTTTCAGCATTGCATTTGAAACACTGCAG GCTATTTTGGTGCATGGATTTCAATTACTTGATATATGGATTCATCATTCAGCATGGAACAGTGAAAATTGCGAGAGGTCCAAATTATTTGATACATCAGCTGCCG GTTTATTGTTGGAATGGAAAGGCAGTCTTACTCGGAATTTGGGCTTTGTCCTAGACATGGCAACATTGTTAATGGCACTTGGTCACTATGTGCATATTTGGTGGCTTCATGGCATGGCATTCCATCTTGTGGATGCAATCCTTTTTCTAAACATACGT GCCTTGCTAAGTGCAATTGTAAAACGTATAAAAGGGTTCGTCAAACTAAGAAAAGCCTTAGGCGCTCTTCATGCAGCACTTCCAGATGCAACGTCTGAAGAACTACGAACATATGATGATGAATGTGCAATTTGTAGG GAACCTATGGCTAAGGCTAAAAAACTACACTGTAGCCACCTTTTTCATCTTGCGTGCTTGAGATCTTG GTTGGACCAAGGTTTGAATGAGATATATTCATGTCCAACTTGTCGCAAGCCACTTTTTGTAGGCAGAACTGAAAATGAAGTACATCCCCGCAATGAAGAAACTTCAAGTGATGAGCAGCTTGCTCGTCAAATAAGTTCAGGACTTGATCGACAAAATAGTTCTGGACATACAATACCTACTGGCGCATTCCCCAATCAGGCTCAGAATCTTACAGAAGGTGGTCCATGGAG GGGTGCAGGACTGGATTCAAATTGGTTGCATAATTGGCCAAGTGAGGGAGTTGATGGGGCAGGTCCTTCTACTGCTATCGGATCTGTTGGACTGGGGAGAGTTCAGATGATGATGAGGCATCTTGCATCTGTCGGAGAAACTTATGCCCAGACGGCCCTTGAAGATGGTGCTTGGAGCCTATGGCCTATGAGTCCCTCTCAGGTTGCTGCAACTGGTCCATCTAATCCTCCTGCTGATGATGGAAGATACCATGGAGGAGCACGGAGCTTGCATATTAGAACTCCCACACGTACTGTGAATGACAACCTAGCAAACATACTTGCTATGGCTGAGACAGTGAGGGAAGTTCTGCCTCATATGCCGGATGACCTAATTTTCCAG GATTTGCAGCGAACAAATTCTGTTACGGTTACTGTGAATAATCTTCTCCAAATATGA
- the LOC117618430 gene encoding uncharacterized protein LOC117618430, translated as MHACEARYFGLGHKGFGASLQQSGKGVLLVVEKFRLGMDSTGGSVKKEDGAAEKGHGAIIQDSMTRATKGLKFTSRAQKSGVPPVNKPPVSVSWPVPRKINRDKNHGDKTTSPGIYSDYSRPRTRPPSHN; from the exons atgcatgcatgtgaGGCTCGCTATTTTGGGCTTGGCCATAAGGGTTTTGGTGCGTCACTCCAGCAGTCTGGCAAG GGTGTGTTGCTGGTTGTGGAAAAGTTTAGGCTTGGAATGGATTCAACTGGAGGATCAGTTAAGAAGGAAGATGGTGCAGCTGAAAAGGGTCATGGTGCAATCATTCAAGACTCAATGACTCGAGCTACAAAGGGACTGAAGTTCACAAGCAGAGCACAAAAATCAGGTGTTCCTCCAGTTAATAAGCCTCCTGTTTCAGTTTCTTGGCCTGTGCCGCGCAAGATTAATCGTGACAAGAATCACGGGGACAAAACTACTAGTCCTGGGATTTACTCAGATTATTCAAGACCAAGAACACGTCCTCCATCCCATAACTGA
- the LOC117617951 gene encoding BAG family molecular chaperone regulator 7: MSWLRRIELVEPYYSPPLLLRETTSIFAPKALPFPSFFEDVEEDYELGYALDFFSPPSPIKTPSLLSYKLIQRVERLGSEILLQSLSDRVSELESQFDRLAKVKSGGDRKYTWTAEIKGPEKHGLERKYRWTTEIKEGKHKKKAEKKEATDKKYRWTAEIEGKGEISRKYTFTASNGDDASDSSETKEKEEKKKKEGRDTRLVEIEELVDHGAVVLRQAFAKRAGATGRAKGKRKELSPQDAAMMIQMTFRAYLIRRSQALRALRDLAVAKSKLKEIRALFNNFSYRRRVAHDAAERQRFTERIIVLLLTVDAIEGADVMVRAAKRSMVDELEAMLDVVDPQPAGKSLSMRRRTFDMPDGVIQREIAEGVAQVVQMLEREENSSNTFEACL, encoded by the exons ATGAGCTGGCTCAGGAGGATCGAGCTCGTCGAGCCCTACTACAGCCCTCCCCTTCTTCTCCGAGAAACAACCTCCATTTTCGCTCCCAAAGCTCTACCTTTCCCTTCATTTTTCGAAGATGTTGAGGAGGATTACGAGCTCGGCTACGCTCTGGACTTCTTCAGTCCTCCCAGCCCCATCAAAACGCCGTCGCTTCTGTCGTACAAGCTGATTCAGCGAGTTGAGAGGCTCGGAAGTGAGATCTTGTTGCAGAGCCTGAGCGACCGAGTCAGTGAGCTGGAGTCGCAGTTTGATCGGCTGGCCAAGGTCAAATCGGGTGGGGATCGGAAATACACGTGGACGGCGGAGATCAAGGGCCCCGAGAAGCACGGCCTTGAACGGAAGTACAGATGGACGACGGAGATCAAAGAGGGAAAGCATAAGAAAAAGGCGGAGAAGAAAGAGGCGACTGACAAGAAGTACAGATGGACGGCTGAGATTGAAGGGAAGGGAGAGATCTCGCGCAAGTACACGTTCACAGCATCGAATGGTGATGATGCAAGTGACAGCAGCGAAAcgaaggagaaggaggagaagaaaaagaaggaagggAGGGACACGCGTCTGGTGGAGATTGAAGAGCTTGTTGATCATGGGGCTGTCGTTCTAAGACAG GCTTTTGCAAAGAGAGCTGGAGCTACTGGAAGGGCTAAGGGTAAGAGGAAGGAGCTGTCTCCTCAAGATGCAGCAATGATGATACAGATGACTTTCAGAGCTTATCTGATCCGCAGATCGCAGGCTCTCCGGGCCCTTAGAGATCTGGCAGTTGCCAAGTCCAAGTTGAAGGAGATCAGAGCATTGTTCAATAACTTCTCCTACCGCCGCCGTGTAGCTCATGACGCAGCAGAGCGTCAGAGGTTCACTGAAAGAATCATTGTTCTGCTCCTCACTGTTGATGCCATTGAG GGCGCTGATGTAATGGTGCGAGCTGCAAAGAGGTCGATGGTGGATGAGCTGGAAGCAATGCTCGACGTGGTTGATCCCCAGCCTGCTGGAAAATCACTCTCCATGAGGAGGAGGACCTTTGATATGCCAGATGGGGTCATTCAGAGGGAAATTGCTGAAGGTGTGGCGCAGGTTGTCCAAATGCTGGAGCGTGAAGAGAACAGTTCTAATACCTTCGAGGCATGCTTGTAA
- the LOC117620397 gene encoding trehalose-phosphate phosphatase A codes for MDLKSNHAAPVLTDPTPLSKSRLGVPSSLLQYSPPGAAFSAGLILTIPRRKAGLLDDVRSNSWLDAMKSSSPPHRKITKDVNNEPVANEADIAYHTWMVKYPSALTYFEQITNYAKGKRIALFLDYDGTLSPIVDNPDCAFMSDAMRAAVRRVAKHFPTAIISGRSHDKVYEFVGLKELYYAGSHGMDIMGPGRQSTSDDHRNGFRTTDKPGKDVNLFQPAAEFLPMIGEVYESLVGSTKDIEGAKVENNKFCVSVHYRNVDEKSWPAVAQCVHDILKDYPRLRLTHGRKVLEVRPMINWDKGKAVTFLLESLGLSDCEDVLPIYIGDDRTDEDAFKVLREGNRGYGILVSAVPKESNAFYSLREPSEVMEFLKSLVMWRKSSAL; via the exons ATGGACCTGAAATCAAATCATGCTGCTCCTGTTCTCACTGATCCTACACCCTTGAGCAAGTCAAGACTTGGTGTACCTTCCAGCCTGTTACAATATTCACCTCCTGGAGCAGCTTTTTCTGCAGGTCTAATCCTAACAATCCCTAGGAGAAAGGCTGGATTACTTGATGATGTCCGCTCTAACTCTTGGCTTGATGCTATGAAATCTTCTTCGCCTCCTCACAGAAAGATAACAAAGGATGTTAACAACGAGCCTGTGGCAAATGAGGCTGATATTGCTTATCACACTTGGAtg GTTAAGTATCCATCAGCACTTACATACTTTGAACAAATCACCAATTATGCCAAGGGCAAGAGAATAGCATTATTTCTGGATTATGATGGGACTCTTTCACCAATTGTAGATAACCCTGACTGTGCCTTTATGTCGGATGCT ATGCGCGCAGCTGTAAGAAGGGTGGCAAAACATTTCCCAACAGCAATTATTAGTGGAAGAAGCCATGACAAG GTATATGAGTTTGTAGGACTAAAAGAACTCTATTATGCGGGTAGTCATGGGATGGACATAATGGGCCCTGGTAGACAATCTACCTCTGATGACCACAGAAATGGTTTTAGGACTACTGACAAACCG GGTAAGGATGTTAATTTGTTCCAGCCTGCAGCTGAATTTTTACCTATGATTGGCGAG GTTTATGAATCCCTTGTTGGAAGTACCAAAGACATTGAAGGGGCTAAAGTTGAGAATAATAAGTTCTGTGTCTCTGTACATTACCGCAATGTAGATGAGAAG AGTTGGCCTGCAGTTGCACAGTGTGTCCACGACATTCTTAAAGACTACCCACGTCTCCGTTTGACTCATGGGCGGAAG GTTTTAGAGGTACGACCTATGATAAACTGGGACAAAGGGAAGGCCGTCACATTTTTACTTGAATCTCTTG gGTTAAGCGATTGCGAAGATGTGCTCCCAATATATATTGGAGATGACCGCACGGATGAAGATGCGTTCAAG GTCTTGAGGGAAGGAAACAGAGGTTATGGCATTTTAGTCTCTGCTGTGCCCAAGGAAAGCAATGCATTTTACTCTCTCAGGGAACCCTCAGAG GTGATGGAGTTTCTCAAGTCACTGGTGATGTGGAGGAAGTCAAGTGCTCTATAA